Proteins encoded together in one Candidatus Aminicenantes bacterium window:
- a CDS encoding prolyl-tRNA synthetase associated domain-containing protein, protein MSSDREQQVLAALAALGLAYAKRDHPPAATVEEAVGYWQGIPGAHCKNLFLRNKKGNHHYLVIAEHRRPIDLKALAKILPDDRLSFASDERLARHLGVTPGAVSPFGLINDEARAVVVIVDEGLREAAFVSFHPNVNTSTVTISWAAFQAFLAWRGNPVRTVRF, encoded by the coding sequence ATGAGCTCTGATCGGGAACAGCAAGTCCTCGCGGCCCTCGCCGCGCTCGGCCTGGCCTACGCCAAGCGCGATCACCCGCCCGCGGCCACGGTCGAGGAGGCCGTCGGATATTGGCAAGGCATCCCCGGCGCCCATTGCAAGAATCTTTTCCTGCGCAATAAAAAGGGGAATCATCACTACCTGGTCATTGCCGAGCACCGGCGGCCGATCGACCTCAAGGCCCTGGCCAAGATTCTCCCGGACGACCGCCTCAGCTTCGCCTCCGACGAGCGGCTGGCCCGCCACCTCGGAGTGACCCCGGGGGCGGTCTCGCCCTTCGGCTTGATCAACGACGAGGCCCGGGCGGTGGTCGTCATCGTCGACGAGGGCCTCCGCGAGGCCGCATTCGTAAGCTTCCACCCCAACGTCAACACCTCCACGGTGACGATTTCTTGGGCGGCCTTCCAGGCCTTTCTGGCCTGGCGGGGGAACCCGGTCCGCACCGTCCGCTTCTGA
- a CDS encoding type IV pilus twitching motility protein PilT, whose product MIIIDLLKKLVEMKGSDLHLLAGLPPAVRVYGELVALADYERFTPDGLQGLLYSILTDEQRETFEHDKDTRYELDFAYGVSGLGRFRVNIHKQRGTTAATFRALAAQIPLLADLGLPDSVRAFTTAKRGLVLVTGPTGSGKSTTLAALIDSINTNRTDHIVTIEDPIEYLHKSKKAYVTQREVGPAGDTLSFKNALRAALRQDPDVILIGEMRDFETIGIAITSAETGHLVFGTLHTSSAAQTIDRIVDVFPSEQQPQVRVQLASNLLGVISQVLLPRVDEPGRCMACEVMMCNFAIRNNIRMGKTEAMIQTLQTGLADGMQTMDQSLLKLCKEGKIDYEIAKPFIYDKSTHETLKMFSRRPAPRPAEPGAAPRPSPGQPPWERKS is encoded by the coding sequence ATGATCATTATCGACCTGCTCAAGAAGCTCGTGGAGATGAAGGGTTCGGATCTCCATCTTCTGGCCGGCCTCCCTCCCGCCGTCCGCGTTTACGGCGAGCTCGTCGCGCTGGCGGATTATGAACGATTCACGCCGGACGGCTTGCAGGGTCTCCTTTACAGCATTCTGACGGATGAGCAGCGGGAGACCTTCGAGCATGACAAGGACACCCGCTACGAGCTCGATTTCGCCTACGGCGTCTCGGGCCTGGGCCGTTTCCGCGTCAACATCCACAAACAGCGGGGGACGACGGCGGCGACGTTCCGCGCCCTGGCCGCCCAGATTCCCCTCCTGGCCGATCTCGGCCTGCCCGACTCCGTACGGGCCTTCACCACGGCCAAGCGGGGCCTTGTGCTCGTGACCGGCCCGACCGGCAGCGGCAAGTCGACCACCCTGGCGGCTCTGATCGACTCCATCAACACGAACCGCACCGACCACATCGTGACCATCGAGGACCCTATCGAATATCTCCACAAATCGAAGAAGGCGTACGTCACCCAGCGCGAAGTCGGCCCGGCCGGCGACACGCTGTCCTTCAAGAACGCCCTGCGGGCGGCCTTGCGCCAGGACCCCGACGTCATCCTGATCGGCGAGATGCGGGATTTCGAGACCATCGGCATCGCCATCACTTCGGCCGAGACCGGGCACCTCGTCTTCGGGACCCTGCACACCTCGAGCGCGGCCCAGACGATCGACCGCATCGTGGACGTCTTCCCGTCGGAGCAACAGCCCCAGGTCCGGGTCCAGTTGGCCTCCAACCTCCTGGGAGTCATCTCGCAGGTGCTCTTGCCGCGGGTGGATGAGCCCGGGCGCTGCATGGCCTGCGAGGTGATGATGTGCAACTTCGCCATCCGCAACAACATCCGGATGGGCAAGACCGAGGCCATGATCCAGACCCTGCAGACGGGCCTGGCCGACGGCATGCAGACCATGGATCAGTCGCTCCTTAAGCTCTGTAAGGAGGGCAAGATCGACTATGAGATCGCCAAGCCCTTCATCTACGATAAATCCACCCACGAAACGCTCAAGATGTTCAGCCGCCGCCCGGCCCCGCGTCCCGCGGAGCCCGGCGCCGCTCCCCGCCCGTCCCCCGGCCAACCGCCGTGGGAACGGAAATCCTGA